The Thermoanaerobaculales bacterium genome contains a region encoding:
- the rnr gene encoding ribonuclease R: MDDKTVFDVTGPGSILKLIRERGQRGITLRMLVAAVVDELGIGRSEARQLLRESLRELARDGRVVEGRGQRFVVAGASELIPGVLRRQPAGFALVREADARAKPIRIDAHHLRGALDGDRVLVQLESARRRARAEGLREGVVVRVVERRLEEVVGRWVADRGRPCLKPVDRRLRFVLVPTASRLPEEPRHGDYLVASVESVSARGQRARGILLERLGRLGDPGIEELVVLRTHGIPVEFAQAALEEAERLPAEIGGEELAGRWDLRDRPAITIDPENARDFDDAVNAAPGKGGDIEVEVHIADVSHFVRKGSELDAEARERGTSVYLPGRCVPMLPERVSSDLCTLAEGEDRLGYTVRIVVARDGSIRRAEASPSVVRSRRRCTYAEVFSWLSSPRQRWPVECGEFADSLELLSEAADRLGRERHRKGSLDFELAEPEILLDPDGRVTAVRPSARNQAHRLIEELMVAANRCVARMLLDADQPALHRVHDRPDPDRVKALRVTLAELGLRMEGTDEDLPPIELQRVLAAVAGRPEERLVSMLVLRAMARAVYSPDARGHYALAADAYLHFTSPIRRYPDLVVHRMLRRLRLEGRAVAGAERERISLELAGLGESCSATERRAEAAERMAVLWKTIHYLEGRVGESFDGTVSGVTEAGLFVQIDEFLVDGLVHISELLDDFYHFEEERHRLVGERGRQVWRLGDRIRVQLVSADAGELRIELVPAGEASGARQAKPRARGKPARRR; this comes from the coding sequence ATGGATGACAAGACAGTCTTCGACGTCACCGGTCCGGGGAGCATTCTGAAGCTGATCCGGGAGCGGGGGCAGCGTGGGATCACGCTTCGGATGCTGGTGGCCGCCGTGGTCGATGAGCTCGGCATCGGCCGCTCGGAGGCGCGGCAGCTGCTGCGCGAGAGCCTGCGCGAGCTGGCCCGCGACGGCCGGGTGGTCGAGGGCCGCGGCCAGCGCTTCGTGGTGGCCGGTGCGTCGGAGCTGATTCCCGGCGTGCTGCGGCGCCAGCCGGCGGGCTTCGCGTTGGTGCGCGAGGCGGACGCGAGGGCCAAGCCGATCCGCATCGATGCCCACCACCTGCGCGGCGCGCTCGACGGCGACCGGGTGTTGGTACAGCTGGAGTCGGCGCGGCGGCGGGCGCGTGCCGAAGGGCTGCGCGAGGGCGTGGTGGTCCGGGTGGTCGAGCGCCGGCTCGAGGAGGTGGTCGGGCGCTGGGTCGCGGACCGCGGCCGGCCCTGTCTGAAGCCGGTCGACCGCCGGCTGCGCTTCGTGCTGGTGCCGACCGCGTCGCGCCTTCCCGAGGAGCCGCGTCACGGCGACTACCTGGTGGCATCGGTGGAGTCGGTGTCGGCGCGCGGGCAGCGCGCTCGCGGCATCCTGCTCGAGCGCCTCGGCCGGCTTGGTGACCCCGGGATCGAGGAGCTGGTGGTGCTGCGCACACACGGCATCCCGGTCGAATTCGCCCAGGCAGCTCTCGAGGAGGCCGAGAGGCTGCCGGCCGAGATCGGCGGCGAGGAGCTGGCCGGTCGCTGGGACCTGCGCGACCGGCCGGCGATCACCATCGACCCGGAGAACGCGCGCGACTTCGACGACGCGGTGAACGCGGCACCGGGCAAGGGCGGCGACATCGAGGTCGAGGTGCACATCGCCGACGTGTCGCACTTCGTGAGGAAGGGGAGCGAGCTCGACGCGGAGGCGCGCGAGCGCGGCACCTCGGTCTACCTGCCGGGCCGCTGCGTGCCGATGCTTCCAGAGCGAGTCTCGAGCGACCTCTGCACCCTCGCTGAGGGCGAGGACCGGCTCGGTTACACGGTGCGCATCGTGGTGGCTCGCGACGGCTCGATCCGTCGCGCCGAGGCGTCGCCGTCGGTGGTCCGCTCACGAAGGCGCTGCACCTACGCGGAGGTCTTCTCCTGGCTCTCCTCGCCGCGCCAGCGCTGGCCGGTGGAGTGTGGGGAGTTCGCGGACTCGCTCGAGCTGCTGTCCGAGGCGGCGGATCGGCTGGGTCGGGAACGTCACCGGAAGGGCAGCCTCGACTTCGAGCTCGCCGAGCCCGAGATCCTGCTCGACCCCGATGGACGGGTGACGGCGGTGCGGCCGAGCGCCCGTAACCAGGCCCACCGGCTGATCGAGGAGCTGATGGTGGCCGCCAACCGCTGCGTCGCCCGGATGCTGCTCGACGCCGACCAGCCGGCGCTGCACCGGGTCCACGACCGCCCCGACCCGGACCGGGTGAAGGCACTGCGGGTGACCCTGGCCGAGCTCGGGCTGAGGATGGAGGGCACCGACGAGGACCTGCCTCCGATCGAGCTCCAGAGAGTGCTGGCCGCGGTGGCCGGCCGGCCCGAGGAGCGGCTGGTGTCCATGCTGGTGCTGCGGGCGATGGCGCGCGCGGTTTACAGCCCGGACGCGCGCGGCCACTACGCGCTGGCGGCCGACGCCTACCTGCACTTCACCTCGCCGATCCGGCGCTACCCGGATCTGGTCGTCCACCGCATGCTGCGGCGGCTGAGATTGGAGGGCCGGGCGGTGGCCGGCGCCGAGCGGGAGCGGATCTCACTCGAGCTGGCCGGGCTCGGGGAGAGCTGCTCGGCCACCGAGCGGCGGGCCGAAGCGGCGGAGCGGATGGCGGTGCTGTGGAAGACGATCCACTACCTGGAGGGGCGGGTCGGGGAGAGCTTCGACGGGACCGTCTCCGGGGTCACCGAGGCCGGACTGTTCGTCCAGATCGACGAGTTCCTGGTCGACGGCCTGGTCCACATCTCGGAGCTCCTCGACGACTTCTATCACTTCGAGGAGGAGCGGCACCGGCTGGTCGGCGAGCGCGGCCGGCAGGTGTGGCGGCTCGGCGACCGGATCCGGGTGCAGCTGGTCAGTGCCGACGCCGGAGAGCTGCGGATCGAGCTGGTCCCGGCTGGCGAGGCCAGCGGCGCTCGCCAGGCGAAACCGAGGGCCAGGGGGAAGCCGGCCCGGAGACGGTGA
- a CDS encoding NYN domain-containing protein: protein MPPEPQLKRTVAFFDGQNLFHAAREAFGYTYPNYEPATLANTVCSNAGWKLSQVRFYTGIPDPGVDPFWHGFWVRKLAVLGTRGVWTFSRLLHYRNERLILPDGSETTVPVGREKGVDVRLALDVVRLARAGELDVALLFSQDQDLSEVADEVRAISRSEDRWIKTACAFPVSPTAQNRRGINGAEWLRMDKGLYDDCLDLADYRKQARR from the coding sequence ATGCCGCCTGAGCCCCAGCTCAAGCGGACGGTCGCGTTCTTCGACGGCCAGAACCTCTTCCACGCCGCGCGCGAGGCGTTCGGCTACACCTACCCGAATTACGAACCTGCGACGCTCGCGAACACCGTCTGTTCGAACGCCGGCTGGAAGCTCTCCCAGGTCCGCTTCTACACAGGCATCCCGGACCCGGGCGTCGATCCATTCTGGCATGGCTTCTGGGTGCGCAAACTCGCGGTCCTCGGGACGCGCGGTGTCTGGACGTTTTCTCGGCTCCTGCATTACCGGAACGAGCGGCTGATTCTGCCCGACGGTTCAGAGACCACAGTGCCGGTCGGTCGAGAGAAGGGCGTGGACGTGCGACTTGCTCTCGACGTTGTTCGCCTGGCCCGCGCCGGAGAGCTCGACGTGGCGCTGCTCTTCAGTCAGGACCAAGACTTGTCCGAGGTGGCGGACGAGGTGCGAGCGATCTCTCGTTCAGAAGATCGCTGGATCAAGACCGCCTGCGCTTTCCCCGTGAGCCCGACCGCCCAAAACCGACGGGGCATCAATGGGGCCGAGTGGCTGCGAATGGACAAAGGTCTCTATGACGATTGCCTCGACCTGGCCGATTATCGAAAGCAGGCAAGAAGGTGA